The proteins below come from a single Mesobacillus jeotgali genomic window:
- a CDS encoding GNAT family N-acetyltransferase: protein MLDRILELEFLYLATLTTRHDRDWGFLFLNENQPVYYDANHAHIRKPVDHTEKVVDEVISFYQSKNIIPRFYLYNPAKQPALLRELKSKGFKYEELVTPVQLWDQKVVNLEDNDTITIEEVTEANYQEALEIECSIKEIGGREVREKALKDEFDHPAYQHFLLRYNGVACSTACIFAHRSQARMESVATLKEYRGKGLIGYIIQHIQHEVQKQGFENLWVFPINERVEKVYNRYGFDTVMKLTTGHAFLGGKSITEIQNG from the coding sequence ATGTTAGATAGAATACTAGAGTTGGAATTTTTATATCTTGCTACCTTAACAACTCGTCACGACAGGGATTGGGGTTTTCTATTTTTAAATGAGAATCAGCCTGTATATTATGATGCGAATCATGCACATATTCGCAAACCAGTGGATCATACAGAAAAAGTGGTCGATGAAGTCATATCCTTTTATCAGTCAAAGAATATTATTCCGCGGTTTTACTTATACAATCCCGCTAAACAACCTGCTTTACTGCGCGAATTAAAATCAAAAGGGTTTAAATATGAGGAATTAGTTACGCCTGTACAATTATGGGATCAGAAAGTGGTTAACCTTGAAGACAATGATACTATTACAATTGAAGAAGTGACAGAAGCAAACTATCAAGAGGCGTTAGAGATCGAATGCAGCATTAAAGAGATTGGCGGCCGCGAAGTCAGAGAAAAAGCACTAAAGGATGAGTTTGATCATCCCGCTTACCAGCACTTTTTGTTAAGGTACAATGGTGTTGCCTGTTCCACTGCCTGTATCTTCGCTCACAGAAGCCAAGCTCGCATGGAAAGTGTAGCGACTCTAAAGGAATACCGGGGAAAAGGATTAATAGGATATATCATTCAACATATTCAGCATGAAGTACAAAAACAGGGTTTTGAAAACCTATGGGTATTTCCTATTAACGAAAGGGTAGAAAAGGTATATAACCGCTATGGCTTTGATACCGTCATGAAACTTACGACAGGACATGCCTTTTTGGGAGGAAAAAGCATTACGGAAATTCAAAATGGTTAA
- a CDS encoding MBL fold metallo-hydrolase has translation MTTSKIKSPYFTVEKLEDGVYAAIANKGEGAMGNSGFIDIGKEIVIFDTFTTPTAARELRRLAEEITQKRIKYVFNSHYHGDHTFGNQIFEDVTIISTAKTRELHRDKNVIIDPNQEMEEMRNYLDQLAERLEVERIPILRASLENQIKEMKKVHDSIPELRIVLPNLTFENRLVLHGETRSLEFYCFGGGHTPSDAFLYLPKEKIAFMGDIVLENLHPPIYNSQEFIDNLIKISKFDIQRIVPGHGNLVTNSQIDVMLNYLHHLTDRVSQALEKRLQLEQILALETPEEYSTWTGLDGYKRNLKTVYDELK, from the coding sequence ATGACCACAAGTAAAATAAAATCACCTTATTTCACTGTAGAAAAACTCGAAGATGGTGTATATGCTGCCATTGCAAATAAAGGTGAGGGTGCAATGGGGAACTCCGGGTTTATTGATATTGGCAAAGAAATCGTCATTTTTGATACCTTTACAACTCCAACCGCTGCCAGAGAATTGCGACGGTTAGCGGAAGAAATTACACAAAAAAGAATTAAGTATGTTTTTAACAGCCATTACCACGGAGATCACACTTTTGGAAATCAAATATTCGAGGATGTAACGATTATCTCAACTGCTAAAACTAGGGAGTTACATAGAGATAAAAATGTAATCATTGATCCGAATCAAGAAATGGAGGAAATGAGAAATTATCTGGATCAATTGGCGGAAAGGTTAGAAGTTGAGCGTATTCCAATTTTAAGAGCAAGCTTAGAAAATCAAATAAAGGAAATGAAAAAGGTTCACGATTCAATTCCTGAGCTTCGAATTGTGCTTCCTAATCTGACGTTTGAAAATAGACTGGTTCTTCACGGTGAAACTCGAAGCTTAGAGTTTTATTGTTTTGGCGGGGGGCATACTCCGAGTGATGCTTTTTTATATTTGCCTAAAGAGAAAATTGCATTTATGGGTGACATCGTATTAGAAAACCTTCATCCTCCCATTTACAATTCTCAAGAATTTATTGATAACTTAATAAAAATCTCTAAGTTCGATATTCAAAGAATCGTTCCAGGTCACGGTAACTTAGTAACAAATAGTCAAATAGATGTAATGTTAAACTATTTACACCACCTTACTGATAGGGTAAGTCAGGCTTTGGAAAAAAGACTACAATTGGAACAAATTTTAGCTTTGGAAACACCTGAAGAATATTCAACATGGACAGGTCTCGATGGATATAAGAGAAATTTAAAAACGGTATACGATGAACTCAAGTAA
- a CDS encoding response regulator transcription factor, whose protein sequence is MRILVVDDDVNIQRLVTIHLTQEGYQVFRANDAEEALTLLENQNVDLAIVDVMMPGMNGFELTKILTDDWEIPVILLTAKGQLSDKEEGFLSGSEDYIVKPFEVKELLFRVAVVLRRMQRAIDSIILAGNMKIDRNSFEVEINQETILFPLKEFELLSILASRMNKTTPRASLIEQAWGADYEGSEQTLNTHINRIRDRLKKHQASVEIQTIRGIGYRLEELK, encoded by the coding sequence ATGAGAATTTTGGTTGTCGATGATGATGTTAATATTCAAAGGCTCGTGACCATCCATTTAACCCAGGAAGGATATCAAGTTTTCAGGGCAAACGATGCCGAGGAGGCGTTAACATTGCTTGAAAACCAGAATGTAGACCTGGCGATTGTTGATGTGATGATGCCTGGGATGAACGGGTTCGAACTGACAAAGATTTTGACCGATGACTGGGAGATTCCCGTCATCCTCCTTACCGCAAAAGGCCAGTTAAGCGATAAAGAAGAAGGATTCCTGTCAGGCAGCGAGGATTATATTGTCAAACCGTTTGAAGTGAAGGAGCTTTTATTCAGGGTGGCCGTTGTCCTCCGGAGGATGCAGCGGGCCATCGATTCGATCATTCTCGCCGGGAATATGAAGATTGACCGCAACAGCTTTGAGGTGGAAATCAATCAGGAAACAATTCTTTTTCCGCTAAAGGAGTTCGAGCTGCTGAGTATTCTCGCCTCACGGATGAATAAAACCACTCCCCGCGCGTCATTGATTGAACAGGCTTGGGGTGCGGACTATGAGGGCAGTGAACAAACTCTTAATACTCATATCAACCGTATTCGCGACCGGCTGAAAAAGCACCAAGCTTCAGTTGAAATCCAGACCATCCGCGGAATTGGTTACAGACTCGAGGAATTGAAATGA
- a CDS encoding DUF3221 domain-containing protein, whose protein sequence is MYRKYFNLILYFFCCLLIVACSNESIYSGKVVQKAERNDNSYLILVVKNISDSDLENKSADELLEIASLPDNGLNFYVDKKTYENIEVGNKVEVTYSGPAQESLPPKVGAKKVKVIE, encoded by the coding sequence ATGTATAGGAAATACTTCAATCTAATATTATATTTTTTTTGCTGCTTGCTTATAGTAGCTTGCTCAAATGAGAGTATCTATTCTGGGAAAGTTGTTCAAAAGGCTGAAAGAAATGATAATAGCTATCTTATACTTGTGGTAAAAAATATAAGTGATAGTGACCTGGAAAACAAATCTGCTGATGAATTACTTGAAATAGCTTCATTACCTGATAATGGCTTGAATTTTTACGTCGATAAGAAAACTTATGAAAATATAGAAGTTGGGAATAAGGTTGAAGTAACATATTCTGGACCTGCTCAAGAATCATTACCTCCAAAAGTGGGTGCAAAAAAAGTAAAAGTTATCGAATAA
- a CDS encoding DinB family protein, whose protein sequence is MIKFFEYNWQVRDEWFDWCNQVTIEELLKDRKGGVGNILYTLFHIIDVEYSWIRGIQGKEDVVFQFADYNTLEKVKSLSDQLRIELAEYLKTDLSDLKELIVSVPWDEAKYNVNDILHHIIAHEIHHIGQLSVWARELELKPVSANLVGRDLKSVHFY, encoded by the coding sequence ATGATTAAATTCTTTGAGTATAACTGGCAGGTAAGAGATGAGTGGTTTGACTGGTGTAATCAAGTAACAATTGAAGAGTTATTAAAGGATCGTAAAGGAGGAGTAGGTAATATTTTATACACACTCTTCCATATAATTGATGTGGAATATAGTTGGATACGTGGTATTCAGGGGAAAGAGGATGTGGTTTTTCAGTTTGCTGACTATAATACACTTGAAAAGGTTAAGTCTCTTTCAGATCAATTACGCATTGAATTAGCCGAATATTTAAAGACAGACCTATCAGACTTGAAAGAACTGATTGTCAGTGTACCTTGGGATGAAGCAAAATACAATGTGAATGATATACTTCACCATATTATCGCACATGAAATTCATCATATCGGCCAGCTTTCAGTTTGGGCAAGAGAATTGGAACTAAAACCCGTATCCGCTAATTTGGTTGGCAGAGATTTAAAATCTGTCCATTTTTATTGA
- a CDS encoding class I SAM-dependent methyltransferase, with amino-acid sequence MGFFKTTREFIDSQYKTPRGIIGTYIGEKMVKQHKTETNWSLELMNIQQGDRILELGCGAGYAVKSISEKDLAEEIVGLDISPTIIRSARIRNKKAINEKRVKLVQANFNKLPFHNENFNTVFSIQTIYFWTDITTTLSEIFRVLKPRGIVILTFSDGKEDETWEGIRGITENQVIPSMKKTGFRDVSFVRGPDSRGYHTVAIKGTKN; translated from the coding sequence ATGGGTTTCTTCAAAACAACTAGAGAATTTATTGATAGTCAATATAAAACGCCAAGAGGAATTATAGGTACATATATTGGTGAAAAAATGGTAAAGCAGCACAAGACTGAAACAAATTGGTCATTAGAGCTAATGAATATTCAACAAGGGGACAGGATTTTAGAGTTAGGATGTGGAGCAGGATATGCAGTTAAATCAATTTCTGAAAAGGATTTAGCTGAAGAAATAGTCGGTTTGGACATCTCACCAACAATTATTCGATCAGCAAGAATTAGAAACAAAAAGGCAATAAACGAAAAGAGAGTAAAACTGGTACAAGCAAATTTCAATAAACTGCCCTTCCATAATGAAAATTTCAATACAGTCTTCAGTATCCAAACTATTTATTTTTGGACGGATATAACTACGACATTATCAGAAATCTTTAGGGTTCTAAAGCCAAGAGGAATAGTAATCCTTACGTTTTCTGACGGGAAAGAAGACGAAACTTGGGAAGGCATAAGAGGTATTACAGAAAATCAAGTAATTCCGTCTATGAAAAAAACAGGGTTTAGGGATGTATCTTTTGTCAGAGGTCCAGATTCAAGAGGATATCATACCGTGGCAATTAAGGGAACTAAGAATTAA
- a CDS encoding sensor histidine kinase, producing MKTLYRKFIIATLLILGISIVIAFILANWVYMTSTRERIDLQNVKVAEEVASSLEQMHSTTHISFTGYLDSISKLGYQLYVLSESGEEFFFGEPFSKKTLPDEALKVVKDKKIYHGMDNSPSPWMMMSHFSNQLDNTVGVPFTIDDEDYGLYLRPNNKLLFSDVHVIFAWFFVAISIVSISGVIWFAKHLIQPITKLTEATREITRENFNYPLNIHRSDEIGQLAESFSRMQVQLQHNDEARKSFINNVSHDFQSPLMNIQGYAELLKTQALDGEHLEYVDIIDQESKRLSNLTKQLLLLTSLDQKSYPMKLGVTRIDTQIKDTVRRHQWRLEEKEIDISYHLPPTPILADPELLMTIWDNLLTNAIKYNQNGGSIFIQITGNDDLVTVTFKDTGIGMNEEQASKIFERFYRVDAARKKDRTGLGLSIVKHIIELHNGKIEVESEIQKGTTFTIKLPIEKQTEE from the coding sequence ATGAAAACATTGTACCGGAAATTCATCATCGCAACCCTTCTCATTCTGGGAATCAGTATCGTGATTGCCTTCATTTTGGCCAATTGGGTCTACATGACCTCGACAAGAGAACGGATTGACTTACAGAATGTAAAGGTTGCTGAAGAGGTTGCGTCGAGTCTTGAGCAAATGCACTCGACAACCCATATAAGTTTCACGGGCTATCTGGACTCAATCAGCAAACTGGGCTATCAACTTTATGTGCTGAGTGAATCGGGGGAGGAATTCTTCTTTGGAGAACCTTTTTCGAAAAAGACCCTCCCGGATGAGGCTTTGAAAGTTGTTAAGGATAAGAAAATCTATCACGGAATGGACAATTCACCCTCTCCTTGGATGATGATGAGCCATTTTTCGAATCAGCTGGATAATACTGTCGGCGTTCCGTTCACGATAGACGACGAGGACTATGGCTTGTACCTGAGACCAAATAACAAATTGTTATTTTCCGATGTCCATGTCATCTTCGCCTGGTTTTTCGTCGCGATTTCAATCGTCAGTATCAGCGGTGTCATTTGGTTTGCCAAACACCTAATCCAGCCGATCACCAAGCTTACAGAAGCCACAAGGGAAATCACCAGAGAAAACTTCAATTACCCCTTGAACATCCATCGAAGCGATGAAATCGGCCAGCTTGCCGAAAGCTTCAGCAGGATGCAGGTTCAATTGCAGCACAATGATGAAGCTCGGAAGTCCTTCATCAATAATGTATCGCATGATTTTCAGTCACCATTGATGAATATCCAGGGTTATGCGGAGCTTTTAAAAACTCAGGCGCTCGATGGGGAGCACCTTGAATATGTCGATATTATCGACCAGGAATCGAAACGGCTGTCCAATTTGACGAAGCAGCTGCTGCTTCTTACCTCACTGGATCAGAAATCGTATCCAATGAAGCTTGGCGTCACAAGGATTGACACACAAATCAAGGATACGGTCAGAAGGCATCAATGGCGGCTGGAGGAAAAGGAGATTGACATCTCCTATCATCTACCCCCTACCCCGATTCTCGCTGATCCCGAGCTATTAATGACAATCTGGGACAACCTGCTCACGAATGCAATTAAATACAATCAAAACGGCGGCAGTATTTTTATCCAGATTACCGGAAACGACGACCTTGTCACGGTCACTTTCAAGGACACCGGGATCGGCATGAACGAGGAACAAGCTTCAAAAATCTTTGAACGCTTTTACCGTGTCGACGCCGCACGAAAGAAAGATAGAACAGGTTTGGGCCTGTCGATTGTCAAACATATTATTGAATTACACAATGGAAAAATAGAAGTGGAGAGCGAGATTCAAAAAGGTACTACTTTTACAATAAAGCTCCCTATAGAAAAACAGACGGAGGAATAA
- a CDS encoding putative holin-like toxin — protein sequence MVTYEAMNMMISFATLVIAVIALGISANKKK from the coding sequence ATGGTTACGTACGAAGCAATGAACATGATGATTAGTTTTGCCACATTAGTCATTGCCGTAATCGCATTAGGTATTTCTGCAAACAAAAAGAAATGA
- a CDS encoding GNAT family N-acetyltransferase, with translation MSLVVNKGLAERLEISEIDTLSSRLTEMQKIDGNPMKVEIQKFGNATAFTVKNIPGPSFNTVKGLKEGDEKQIDKIIDFYKQKDIPVRFELTPAHTSPDLLTHLSETGFYHNDFHTTLYASLSNEAVTSYKLNEQKISIRKLKRNEFDTFAEIYTKGFKMPAFLKSGIAQNNEILYNIKNWTFYLASYENEPAGIGVSFIKDRIVTLAAAATLPAFRNKGIQSALINQRINEAILQNCDLVVGQAKFGSVSQNNMERAGLSIAYTKAIWVEK, from the coding sequence ATGAGTTTAGTTGTCAATAAGGGCTTAGCAGAAAGGTTGGAGATTTCAGAGATCGATACTTTAAGCTCTAGGTTAACAGAAATGCAAAAAATAGATGGAAATCCAATGAAAGTTGAAATTCAAAAGTTTGGCAATGCGACTGCATTCACGGTAAAGAATATACCTGGTCCATCCTTCAACACGGTTAAGGGTCTAAAAGAAGGAGACGAAAAGCAAATAGATAAAATCATTGATTTTTACAAGCAAAAAGATATTCCTGTTCGATTTGAACTAACTCCAGCACATACTTCTCCAGACTTATTAACCCACCTCAGTGAAACTGGATTTTATCATAATGATTTTCATACAACTCTATATGCTTCACTTTCTAACGAAGCAGTAACAAGCTATAAATTAAATGAACAAAAAATTTCCATCCGTAAGTTAAAACGTAATGAATTTGATACTTTTGCAGAAATCTACACAAAGGGTTTCAAAATGCCAGCATTCTTAAAAAGTGGAATAGCACAAAATAATGAAATACTTTATAACATAAAAAATTGGACATTTTATCTAGCCAGCTATGAAAACGAACCTGCTGGAATTGGTGTTTCGTTCATAAAAGACCGTATAGTTACTTTAGCTGCAGCGGCAACATTACCGGCTTTTAGAAATAAAGGTATACAAAGTGCATTAATAAATCAACGTATCAACGAAGCAATTCTACAAAACTGTGATTTAGTTGTAGGACAAGCAAAATTCGGCTCCGTCAGTCAAAATAATATGGAAAGAGCGGGATTGAGTATAGCTTATACAAAGGCAATTTGGGTTGAAAAGTAA
- a CDS encoding group-specific protein yields MMHDIRDELPTGFEMEINTPYSLNYLIMIQNIYLNSKNREGERPLFPYVDSSMWGILEGEFEETFTEVWKAAVDKNSQDHMYDHNGVFHLDNELYQKLFYKNEAGAFGYSESEKFFLAWWNGIHGKIAIEAVFDHDRMDKVYRELSQSIKINKRLRIHLIYDKPVLTGRSERSWYSVVPIEDVFIHKKRPELLSNLLNSCKGI; encoded by the coding sequence ATGATGCACGATATTCGAGATGAATTACCTACTGGATTCGAGATGGAAATAAATACACCCTATTCATTAAATTACTTAATTATGATCCAAAACATTTATCTAAACAGCAAAAATAGAGAAGGAGAAAGACCGTTATTCCCTTATGTGGATAGTTCAATGTGGGGAATTTTAGAGGGAGAATTCGAAGAAACTTTTACTGAAGTTTGGAAAGCAGCTGTCGATAAAAATTCCCAGGATCATATGTATGATCACAATGGAGTATTTCATCTGGACAATGAATTATATCAAAAGTTGTTTTATAAAAATGAAGCAGGTGCATTCGGATACTCAGAAAGTGAGAAGTTCTTTTTAGCCTGGTGGAATGGGATTCATGGCAAGATAGCGATTGAGGCTGTGTTTGATCATGACAGAATGGATAAGGTTTACAGGGAGTTATCTCAATCTATAAAGATCAATAAACGATTAAGAATTCATTTGATCTATGATAAGCCCGTCTTAACTGGAAGAAGTGAACGTTCGTGGTATTCAGTGGTGCCTATAGAGGATGTTTTTATACATAAAAAACGACCAGAGTTACTATCAAATCTATTAAATAGTTGTAAAGGGATATGA
- a CDS encoding MMPL family transporter, whose amino-acid sequence MKKMLFSITDWVSTKRGMWITIIAWLVLMLGLSAGPQLGDYKVNNFQSLPDKAKSMIAQQKTEEFFPSEQGTPGILVFHNESGDINLDEVNQILDGIISEDIEGIENIVDTRSLPPQALSGFISEDQSTMIVPMELGQGLGNDEYAKINDKATEIGTGIADKLESTAFYITGPAGISGDTIKLFERADFVLLLATVGIILVLLIVIYRSPLLAIIPLLATAIVYQVVNQSVALLGAGGLEINNQTTSIMSILLFAAVIDYSLFVFSRFREELNHYENKFDAMKHAMRATGEPVFFAGGTVLAAMLVLLFADFRDYQNFAPIFGTAMFFIMIASVTLVPALFTLFGRKAFWPKVPEYGVETEVKHGVCGPIARLVVNKPGLSGGLVGIFLIVTALNVFNLEYEFDMVKSFPEDLPSRVGYEIVEQRYDKGELAPTTLLIAADNSFTEANAMKIIEKLQDEEQIASVRLSGITDNNEAARFSIALAMNPYSVEAMDYMEDLQNKTPQILDDLGLDAEAFYSGVTPKLVDEREYSNGDIIKIVLLETALILRLLVVLTRRFKMPIYMMGTILLSYVSALGLGVFLIDVLFGYDAISTRVPVYAFIFLVALGIDYNIILASRFIEEREKHNVKEALEIAIRNTGGVISSAGIILAATFAALTTMPIADLFIFGFMVAIGILIDTFLVRGMLLPALILFFEKDKQTSPEIQ is encoded by the coding sequence ATGAAGAAAATGCTTTTTTCCATCACAGACTGGGTTTCAACGAAACGCGGAATGTGGATTACCATCATTGCCTGGCTGGTGCTGATGCTAGGCTTAAGCGCAGGCCCGCAGCTGGGAGATTACAAAGTGAACAATTTTCAATCGCTGCCTGATAAGGCAAAGTCGATGATCGCGCAGCAAAAGACAGAGGAATTTTTCCCGAGTGAACAGGGTACTCCTGGCATTCTCGTCTTCCATAATGAGAGTGGGGACATTAATCTTGATGAAGTGAATCAAATCCTGGATGGGATCATTTCAGAGGATATTGAAGGAATAGAGAACATCGTTGATACTCGATCCCTTCCACCGCAGGCGCTGAGTGGATTTATATCCGAGGACCAATCAACGATGATTGTCCCGATGGAACTTGGACAAGGGCTGGGCAATGACGAGTATGCAAAAATCAATGATAAGGCAACGGAAATTGGCACAGGAATTGCTGACAAGCTTGAGAGCACTGCTTTTTATATCACGGGTCCTGCAGGAATTTCTGGTGATACCATCAAGCTATTTGAGCGGGCGGATTTCGTGCTTTTATTGGCAACGGTCGGAATCATCCTTGTCCTGCTGATTGTGATCTACCGTTCTCCGCTGTTGGCCATCATTCCATTATTGGCGACGGCCATTGTCTATCAGGTCGTGAACCAGAGTGTTGCCCTTTTGGGAGCAGGCGGACTTGAAATCAATAACCAGACAACCTCGATCATGAGTATCCTGCTTTTCGCGGCCGTTATTGATTATTCTTTATTTGTTTTCTCGCGTTTCCGTGAAGAACTGAACCATTATGAAAATAAATTTGATGCGATGAAGCATGCAATGCGTGCTACAGGTGAACCGGTCTTTTTTGCTGGCGGAACGGTGCTGGCTGCGATGCTTGTGCTATTGTTCGCTGATTTCCGTGATTATCAGAACTTTGCTCCAATTTTCGGAACGGCGATGTTCTTCATCATGATTGCTTCCGTAACATTGGTGCCTGCATTATTCACTTTATTCGGACGCAAGGCTTTCTGGCCGAAGGTACCTGAGTATGGTGTTGAAACAGAGGTTAAGCATGGTGTCTGTGGACCAATTGCCAGGTTGGTTGTCAACAAACCAGGGCTTTCAGGAGGTCTGGTCGGAATATTCCTGATTGTCACTGCCCTGAACGTTTTCAATTTGGAATATGAATTCGACATGGTGAAAAGCTTCCCAGAGGATTTGCCATCACGCGTGGGCTATGAAATAGTGGAACAGAGATATGATAAAGGTGAGCTAGCTCCTACTACACTATTGATAGCAGCTGATAACTCATTTACAGAAGCAAATGCTATGAAGATTATCGAAAAACTGCAGGACGAAGAGCAGATTGCTTCTGTCCGCTTATCAGGGATAACTGATAACAATGAAGCTGCCAGGTTCAGCATTGCCCTCGCGATGAATCCATACTCAGTAGAGGCGATGGACTATATGGAGGATTTGCAGAATAAAACACCACAAATTCTTGACGATTTAGGTTTGGATGCTGAGGCGTTTTATAGCGGCGTCACTCCAAAGCTGGTCGATGAGCGCGAATATAGTAATGGTGACATCATTAAAATCGTTTTGTTGGAAACGGCTCTGATTCTTAGATTGCTTGTTGTCTTGACTCGACGCTTTAAAATGCCGATTTATATGATGGGAACCATCTTGCTTTCCTACGTATCCGCTTTAGGTCTAGGAGTATTCCTGATTGACGTGCTTTTCGGGTATGATGCCATCAGCACCCGTGTGCCGGTTTATGCATTCATTTTCCTCGTCGCACTCGGAATCGATTATAATATAATTTTAGCGTCCCGCTTTATCGAGGAACGTGAGAAACATAATGTGAAAGAAGCACTGGAAATCGCCATCCGCAATACAGGCGGCGTTATTTCATCCGCAGGGATCATTTTGGCAGCAACCTTTGCAGCCCTGACGACGATGCCAATTGCTGATCTGTTCATCTTCGGATTCATGGTAGCGATTGGGATCCTGATCGATACCTTCCTTGTGCGTGGTATGCTGCTGCCCGCATTGATTCTTTTCTTTGAAAAAGACAAGCAAACCAGTCCGGAGATTCAATAA
- a CDS encoding class I SAM-dependent methyltransferase: MSKIINYYNQFDEWGRLEREPIEFQVNWHFIKKYLPQTGYVLDNGAGPGKYSMELAKEGYTVILTDLTPRLVEIAKDKAKELKLEGQFEGFYAADARDLNMIKDEQFDASLMLGPMYHLQKKDERIQAVRELNRVTKKRGFVFVAFMPRIRHILTSLINPENWKPNDNMDTIVQFSQTGCFNHADEGRFTGAYYFNIEEIIPFMESQGFETLELIGSNPGAILNNDSWNYWRDKGDQEVRKIIDLIKEKAADPYILGISTHLLYIGKKKSR; the protein is encoded by the coding sequence ATGAGTAAAATCATAAACTATTACAATCAATTTGATGAGTGGGGAAGGTTAGAACGTGAACCAATTGAATTCCAAGTGAATTGGCATTTTATAAAAAAATATTTGCCCCAAACAGGTTACGTTCTTGATAATGGTGCTGGACCAGGAAAATACTCAATGGAACTTGCTAAAGAGGGTTATACGGTAATACTCACGGATCTAACGCCACGATTAGTAGAAATTGCAAAAGATAAAGCAAAAGAATTAAAATTAGAAGGACAATTTGAAGGGTTTTATGCTGCGGATGCCAGAGATCTTAATATGATTAAAGATGAACAATTCGACGCATCGTTAATGCTTGGTCCTATGTATCATTTGCAAAAAAAAGATGAACGTATCCAGGCTGTTAGAGAGTTAAATAGAGTAACAAAAAAACGGGGATTTGTTTTTGTTGCTTTTATGCCAAGAATTAGGCACATACTTACATCGCTGATAAATCCGGAGAATTGGAAGCCGAATGACAATATGGATACCATTGTTCAGTTTTCTCAAACGGGTTGCTTTAACCACGCTGATGAGGGACGTTTTACAGGGGCGTATTATTTTAATATTGAAGAAATCATTCCTTTTATGGAATCACAAGGGTTTGAAACCTTGGAGTTAATAGGTTCAAATCCTGGAGCGATCCTTAACAATGATAGTTGGAATTACTGGAGAGATAAAGGTGATCAAGAAGTAAGAAAAATCATTGATTTAATAAAAGAAAAAGCTGCTGACCCTTATATTCTTGGTATTTCTACTCACTTACTTTACATTGGTAAGAAAAAAAGTAGATAA
- a CDS encoding ribonuclease H-like YkuK family protein, producing MKFQKGFQNLSKRNMNFEEVFQHILSFIKVQPNGNHRLIIGTDSQVHSSYTRFITGVVIQREGKGVWACYRSVDLARRIETLQEKISLETNFTQEVACMFTPQKQKQIIDLMIPYVEKGANFKMVGHLDLGRGTKNKTRIYVNEMIKRIESVGLEAQIKPDSFVASSYANRYTK from the coding sequence ATGAAATTTCAAAAAGGTTTTCAGAATTTGTCAAAGCGGAATATGAATTTTGAGGAGGTCTTCCAGCATATCCTGTCGTTCATTAAAGTGCAGCCAAATGGCAATCACAGATTGATCATTGGCACGGACTCTCAAGTACATAGTTCGTACACTCGTTTCATCACTGGAGTTGTGATACAACGGGAAGGCAAAGGTGTATGGGCATGTTACCGGTCCGTTGATCTAGCAAGGAGAATTGAAACCTTACAGGAGAAGATTTCGTTGGAAACTAACTTCACTCAGGAAGTTGCCTGCATGTTCACTCCGCAAAAGCAAAAACAAATAATCGATCTAATGATTCCATATGTCGAAAAAGGGGCCAATTTCAAAATGGTAGGGCATTTGGACTTGGGACGAGGAACGAAAAACAAAACCAGAATATATGTAAATGAAATGATTAAGCGAATCGAATCAGTCGGGCTAGAAGCACAGATCAAGCCTGATTCATTTGTTGCCTCAAGCTATGCGAACAGGTATACAAAATAG